From the genome of Clostridium sp. BNL1100, one region includes:
- a CDS encoding response regulator transcription factor, producing the protein MENKVLIIEDEESIRGFLKINFKKHNFIVVEAATGEEGLLKARQENPDVVLLDVMLPGISGFQVCETLRKELPGVGIIMLTARGQDIDKIKGLEYGADDYVVKPFNTTELILRAKSLLRRLGGKSAADSKEDTLKSGVFKLELYSQRVFKEEKEILLTPKEFFLLKIFLENKNKAFTRDELLDKIWGYDYMGDTKIVDVNIRRLRSKIEDKDSHGMFIETVWGIGYRWRKE; encoded by the coding sequence ATGGAAAATAAGGTTCTTATAATAGAAGATGAAGAAAGTATAAGGGGTTTCTTGAAAATAAACTTCAAAAAGCATAATTTTATTGTTGTCGAAGCAGCTACGGGGGAAGAGGGACTATTAAAAGCAAGACAGGAAAATCCGGATGTTGTGCTACTGGATGTTATGCTACCCGGAATAAGCGGATTTCAGGTGTGTGAGACTCTTAGAAAAGAGTTGCCGGGCGTGGGAATCATAATGCTGACTGCCAGAGGACAGGATATAGATAAGATAAAAGGTTTGGAGTATGGTGCTGATGACTATGTTGTAAAACCTTTTAATACTACAGAGCTTATTCTGAGGGCAAAATCCCTTTTAAGACGTTTGGGAGGGAAAAGTGCAGCAGACAGTAAAGAGGATACATTGAAAAGCGGCGTATTCAAGCTGGAGCTTTATTCTCAAAGAGTATTTAAGGAAGAGAAGGAGATTCTACTTACACCAAAAGAATTTTTCTTATTAAAAATCTTTCTGGAAAATAAAAATAAAGCATTTACCAGAGATGAACTTTTGGACAAGATATGGGGCTATGACTATATGGGAGATACCAAAATAGTTGATGTCAATATAAGGAGACTGAGAAGCAAGATTGAAGATAAGGATTCCCACGGTATGTTTATCGAGACAGTGTGGGGTATTGGGTACAGATGGCGGAAGGAATGA
- a CDS encoding HDIG domain-containing metalloprotein — translation MNRDEAFEELKVRLYDKDLLRHSLAVEAVMKEFAKYYDADIETWGLTGLLHDIDIEKTAGDPEKHSLVAAQILENFDIDESIIYCIRSQSDYHELPRKRKMDKVLYAADNLTQLITYCANKLPDKNLSDVTVQMVIENITKSDVKGINFEHIKHYKELNITLLEFVEITLHAMQKAFDNLKI, via the coding sequence ATGAATAGAGATGAGGCTTTTGAAGAACTCAAAGTCCGTTTGTACGATAAGGATCTTCTTAGACATTCTTTAGCAGTGGAAGCAGTAATGAAAGAGTTTGCGAAATATTATGATGCTGACATTGAGACGTGGGGATTAACCGGTCTGCTGCATGATATTGATATTGAAAAAACAGCCGGCGATCCGGAAAAACATAGTCTTGTAGCTGCTCAAATACTTGAGAATTTTGATATAGACGAATCAATTATATACTGCATCCGATCTCAAAGCGATTACCATGAATTACCACGAAAAAGAAAAATGGATAAAGTATTATATGCTGCAGATAACCTCACTCAATTAATAACTTACTGTGCAAATAAACTGCCTGATAAAAACCTTTCAGATGTTACAGTCCAAATGGTAATTGAAAATATTACAAAATCAGATGTTAAAGGAATAAACTTTGAACATATAAAGCATTATAAAGAATTGAATATTACGCTATTAGAATTTGTAGAAATAACCTTACATGCAATGCAAAAGGCTTTTGACAATTTAAAAATATAA
- a CDS encoding HAMP domain-containing sensor histidine kinase, whose product MAEGMTSMTFKNSIQARLVRNFILIILISVLAFEALLVYFTRFYFYNNIESILTNQIKTASDFYTRYFSDVPLDVNIMDNADLFWKQTTGQVQIVGNNGEVLLDSQGLESGEYVSGNDFKLAQQGKKGVWVGRLNNGSEQIMIVSYPLKSDTEQVGVVRFITSLKDVDKIIFNISMIFIIIGIVVILVAGTISIALAHSIIHPLKNVTGAAELMAEGNLDVKINKSRNDEIGKLSDTLNYMASEIQKRERIKNDFISTVSHELRTPLTSIKGWANTIIDDDYSDREILSDGLNIIVKESDRLTDMVEELLDFSRIVSGNVELKKEKTDVCLIIQHIEKQMSDRAKKEKISFSVRCEKMPYVELDRNRITQLLINLLGNAFNFTPQNGKIALSSFLENENIVLRVEDTGCGIGPEELPLVTEKFYKGNSSNSHTGLGLSICDEIVKLHNGSLNIESELDKGTIVTVRIPFGG is encoded by the coding sequence ATGGCGGAAGGAATGACTTCTATGACATTTAAAAACAGTATTCAGGCCAGATTGGTAAGAAATTTCATACTGATTATCCTTATAAGCGTTCTTGCTTTTGAAGCACTGCTTGTTTATTTTACGCGTTTTTATTTCTACAATAATATTGAGAGTATTTTGACAAATCAGATCAAGACAGCTTCTGACTTTTATACCCGATATTTTTCTGATGTCCCTTTGGATGTTAACATTATGGACAATGCCGATTTATTCTGGAAACAAACTACAGGACAGGTTCAGATTGTTGGAAACAACGGGGAAGTATTGTTGGATTCCCAAGGGCTTGAGTCGGGAGAATATGTGTCCGGTAATGACTTCAAGCTTGCTCAGCAGGGCAAAAAAGGTGTGTGGGTAGGAAGACTCAACAATGGCAGCGAGCAGATTATGATTGTGTCTTATCCTTTGAAATCAGATACCGAGCAGGTTGGAGTAGTGAGGTTTATAACATCATTGAAAGATGTTGATAAAATAATATTTAATATTTCAATGATATTTATAATAATAGGAATTGTTGTTATTCTGGTTGCAGGTACTATTAGTATAGCTCTTGCACACAGTATCATACATCCGTTGAAAAATGTAACGGGAGCAGCCGAATTAATGGCAGAAGGAAATCTCGATGTTAAAATAAACAAAAGCAGAAACGATGAAATAGGTAAGCTTTCGGACACTCTGAACTATATGGCATCAGAAATACAAAAAAGAGAAAGAATCAAAAATGACTTTATATCTACGGTTTCACATGAACTAAGAACACCGCTGACGTCAATAAAAGGCTGGGCAAATACCATAATTGATGATGATTACAGTGACAGGGAAATCCTTAGTGACGGATTGAATATCATTGTAAAGGAAAGTGATCGGCTCACAGACATGGTTGAGGAGCTTTTGGACTTTTCTCGTATCGTTTCGGGAAATGTTGAGCTTAAAAAAGAAAAGACAGATGTGTGTTTGATTATTCAACATATAGAAAAACAAATGAGCGATAGAGCAAAAAAAGAAAAAATAAGCTTTAGTGTAAGATGTGAAAAGATGCCATATGTAGAGCTAGACAGGAATAGAATAACTCAGCTTTTAATCAATCTGTTGGGAAACGCCTTCAACTTTACCCCTCAGAACGGAAAGATAGCTTTAAGTTCGTTTTTGGAGAATGAGAATATTGTTTTGAGGGTTGAGGATACGGGCTGCGGCATAGGTCCGGAAGAGTTACCTCTGGTAACGGAGAAATTCTACAAGGGAAATAGCAGCAACTCTCATACCGGACTGGGGCTTTCGATTTGTGATGAAATAGTAAAGCTGCACAATGGAAGTCTAAACATTGAAAGCGAACTTGATAAAGGAACAATTGTAACAGTTAGGATTCCCTTTGGAGGCTGA
- a CDS encoding polysaccharide deacetylase family protein, with translation MKKFFGVTIAVLVVIVLVATICVKEAKILNNNNDSSIQTKIENQKETDDDKKEPSQESKENPTVPSDTKKPDDKKPVEPEKVKPEKVKPKQPAPVKIKPMVALTFDDGPHPQYTVQILNSLKKYNGHATFFVVGNRAEKFPAVIKQISQNGNQIGNHTYSHTKLTKLSEAGIKKEIKKTSDILQNIIQKKPSIIRPTYGSVNNRVKSSAGAPLILWSIDTLDWKTKSKTTTVNKVVGKVKDGDIVLMHDLYKPTAQAAEAIIQNLTAKGYKLVTIDELYAARGVKLQSGQVYNNAYKKK, from the coding sequence TTGAAAAAATTTTTTGGGGTAACGATTGCCGTTTTAGTAGTGATAGTGTTGGTTGCAACGATATGTGTTAAAGAAGCTAAAATATTAAATAACAATAATGATAGCAGTATTCAAACAAAAATAGAAAATCAAAAAGAAACCGATGATGATAAAAAAGAACCCTCTCAGGAGTCTAAAGAGAACCCAACAGTTCCCTCTGATACCAAAAAACCGGATGATAAAAAACCGGTAGAACCCGAGAAGGTAAAACCTGAAAAGGTAAAACCGAAACAGCCGGCCCCTGTTAAAATCAAACCTATGGTTGCGCTTACGTTTGATGACGGGCCTCATCCACAGTACACAGTCCAGATACTCAATTCTCTAAAAAAATATAATGGACATGCAACCTTTTTTGTTGTAGGTAACAGAGCAGAAAAATTTCCCGCTGTTATAAAGCAGATTTCACAGAATGGAAATCAGATTGGGAATCATACCTATAGCCATACTAAGTTAACAAAGTTAAGTGAAGCTGGTATAAAGAAAGAAATAAAAAAAACTTCTGACATATTACAGAACATTATTCAAAAAAAACCGTCTATAATAAGACCAACTTATGGCAGTGTGAATAACAGGGTAAAATCATCCGCAGGCGCTCCGCTAATTCTTTGGTCCATAGATACATTAGACTGGAAAACAAAGAGTAAGACAACAACAGTAAATAAAGTAGTAGGTAAAGTAAAAGACGGGGACATTGTGCTGATGCATGACTTGTATAAACCAACTGCCCAAGCAGCAGAAGCAATAATACAAAACTTGACTGCAAAGGGCTATAAATTGGTTACCATTGATGAGCTTTATGCTGCCAGAGGGGTAAAGCTTCAGAGTGGACAGGTATATAATAACGCTTACAAGAAAAAGTAG
- the secG gene encoding preprotein translocase subunit SecG produces the protein MEAAKWIVNILHIVFAVSIIIIVLLQSGKQAGLSGSIAGGAETFFGKNKGRTIDALLGKYTAFAAIAFLVTSIALYLLIDRVG, from the coding sequence TTGGAAGCTGCAAAATGGATTGTTAATATACTTCACATTGTCTTTGCTGTTTCAATTATTATTATCGTATTGCTACAGTCGGGAAAACAGGCTGGATTGTCAGGCTCAATAGCAGGAGGAGCAGAGACATTCTTCGGCAAGAACAAGGGTCGTACTATTGATGCATTGCTTGGAAAGTATACTGCTTTTGCTGCGATTGCATTTCTCGTTACATCTATTGCTCTTTACTTGTTGATAGATAGAGTTGGTTAA